One region of Diabrotica undecimpunctata isolate CICGRU chromosome 6, icDiaUnde3, whole genome shotgun sequence genomic DNA includes:
- the LOC140444386 gene encoding activity-regulated cytoskeleton associated protein 1-like, producing the protein MSGGNFLKCTARFDITVNADAEAFLDNVITLKDCSQISDENFLRGLSVLLNGFAATWWQGIKYTVLAWEVAVQALKDAYSKKLPTHLIFREVFSREQNSSGPIELFVSHIRALLA; encoded by the coding sequence ATGTCAGGTGGAAATTTCCTTAAATGTACTGCTCGTTTTGATATTACTGTTAACGCTGATGCTGAAGCTTTTCTTGACAATGTAATCACTTTAAAGGACTGCTCCCAAATAAGTGATGAGAATTTCCTTCGTGGTTTATCCGTGCTGCTTAATGGTTTTGCTGCTACATGGTGGCAAGGTATTAAATATACAGTTCTTGCATGGGAAGTTGCCGTACAGGCCTTAAAAGATGCCTATTCGAAAAAACTTCCGACTCATTTAATATTTCGAGAAGTATTCTCGCGTGAACAAAATTCTAGTGGACCTATTGAATTATTTGTTTCCCATATTCGAGCTTTGCTTGCATAA
- the LOC140444387 gene encoding uncharacterized protein: MKITAQHPQSNGCIERFQRTLNAALIAADTVSWVEALPLVMLSLRNTFKQDIACAASELVYGTPASLPGQLLVPSTATPDEHSFVQRLRETMRAFGPIPTSNHSARTAFVHPDLQTTSHVFVRTDKVKPPLTPPYTGPFRVLERCDKFLTVDVQNVPQRISMDRLKPAYIPAAQQVQEEHAYANRLMSNTGQHSRSKPVGPSLEGSPVAD, encoded by the coding sequence ATGAAAATCACTGCCCAGCACCCACAGTCAAACGGATGTATTGAACGTTTCCAACGAACGCTCAATGCTGCTCTTATCGCCGCGGACACAGTATCGTGGGTTGAAGCCCTCCCTCTGGTCATGCTAAGCCTTCGAAACACTTTCAAACAAGACATTGCATGTGCAGCCTCCGAGTTAGTGTATGGTACCCCAGCGAGTCTCCCTGGACAGCTGCTTGTCCCTAGTACTGCTACACCCGACGAGCATAGTTTTGTCCAACGACTACGTGAGACCATGAGAGCATTTGGTCCTATACCGACGAGCAACCACTCAGCCCGCACTGCCTTTGTCCATCCGGATCTACAGACTACGAGTCATGTGTTTGTGCGGACCGATAAAGTGAAGCCTCCTCTTACACCTCCCTATACCGGCCCGTTTAGAGTGTTAGAACGATGTGATAAGTTTTTAACTGTGGATGTCCAAAATGTTCCTCAGCGAATTTCCATGGACCGACTCAAACCAGCATATATTCCAGCGGCCCAACAGGTGCAGGAAGAACATGCATATGCCAACCGTCTGATGAGCAACACAGGTCAACATAGCCGTTCGAAACCAGTAGGTCCCTCACTGGAGGGGAGCCCTGTAGCAGACTGA